One Verrucomicrobiaceae bacterium genomic window carries:
- a CDS encoding PPC domain-containing protein: MFPRFLCFLAAFSAPLLAQQVTLPLPRLLTLMPMGGQVGQNVEVTITGENTEDVTELTFSTPKITAKPVAGATNKFTVSIAADAPVGVYDARVMSRLGVSSARAFSVNKLPEIVRTQANNSLETALKLPVGSICNATMTRRAVDFYSFTGVKGQAVSIDCAAVGIDSRLTPVVILADGKGADLKVNRTGGIIDFTPPADGTYIIKVNDLTYQGGERHFYRLALQKSPAQPQPQTQMVSAMSWPPHGLAASAAATESEPNNKDAQKITLPCDIAGAFYPAADVDTYEFTAKKGETWWVEVASERLGLNTDPFVLVQQVKKGQFTDVAELYDIAPPMKVTSNGYSYDGPPYDAGSPDVLGKFEVKEDGTYRLQVRDLFGGTRSDANNVYRLLVRQAAPDFALATWAVHMTLRNGDRASLSKPMSLRQGDARAFEVVVQRRDGFDGEIDIHMENLPPGVSAAGLKIGKGKSYGHLILSADEKAPRGFALAKIVGKALIGGKEVVRPVRLASMEWSVKDAKGEIPAPRLMADIPVSVTDSEQAPLSITVAENKVYEAKAGETLKIPLKLTWRNEFNGSSIKVKAYGEGFSAIKEFDIPLKAATHELALNLAELKIAPGDYTFALQSLGICKYRYNPAAVPLAEAEQKKAEQQLTAAAAEAKKIAATDAAAAKKAAEKQKQAEAALTAAASRMKSVTTAANPTDTVEILISQPIRVSVKAAPPTTAAK, encoded by the coding sequence ATGTTTCCGCGCTTTCTTTGCTTCCTCGCTGCTTTTTCTGCTCCGCTGCTCGCCCAGCAGGTGACGCTGCCGTTGCCGCGTCTGCTCACGCTGATGCCGATGGGCGGACAGGTGGGCCAAAATGTCGAAGTCACGATCACCGGTGAAAACACCGAGGACGTGACCGAGCTGACCTTCTCCACACCGAAGATCACTGCCAAGCCCGTCGCGGGTGCCACGAACAAATTCACCGTCAGCATCGCCGCCGATGCTCCGGTGGGTGTTTACGATGCCCGTGTCATGTCACGGCTCGGCGTGTCCTCCGCGCGGGCCTTTTCGGTCAATAAGCTGCCGGAAATCGTCCGCACCCAAGCGAACAATTCGCTCGAAACAGCTCTGAAACTGCCCGTGGGCTCGATCTGCAATGCCACCATGACGAGGAGAGCCGTGGATTTTTATTCCTTCACCGGCGTGAAGGGCCAGGCCGTCTCCATCGACTGCGCAGCGGTCGGCATCGACTCACGGCTCACGCCCGTCGTCATCCTGGCGGATGGCAAAGGCGCAGACCTCAAAGTGAATCGCACCGGCGGCATCATTGACTTCACCCCGCCCGCCGATGGCACCTACATCATCAAAGTGAACGATCTCACTTACCAAGGCGGCGAGCGCCACTTTTACCGCCTCGCTTTGCAGAAAAGCCCCGCGCAGCCGCAACCGCAGACTCAAATGGTCAGCGCCATGTCCTGGCCTCCGCACGGTCTCGCCGCTAGTGCTGCAGCCACCGAATCGGAGCCGAACAACAAAGACGCCCAAAAGATCACGCTGCCATGCGACATCGCAGGGGCCTTTTATCCCGCCGCAGATGTCGATACCTATGAGTTCACCGCGAAAAAAGGCGAGACCTGGTGGGTCGAGGTCGCCAGTGAGCGACTCGGGCTCAATACCGATCCCTTTGTGCTCGTGCAGCAGGTCAAAAAAGGCCAATTCACCGATGTGGCCGAGCTCTACGACATCGCCCCACCGATGAAGGTCACCAGCAACGGCTACTCCTACGACGGCCCGCCCTACGATGCCGGATCACCCGACGTGCTCGGCAAATTCGAGGTCAAAGAAGACGGCACCTACCGCCTGCAAGTGCGTGACCTCTTTGGCGGCACCCGCTCCGATGCCAACAACGTCTATCGCCTGCTCGTCCGCCAGGCAGCGCCCGATTTCGCCCTCGCCACCTGGGCCGTCCACATGACCCTGCGCAATGGAGACCGCGCCTCCCTTTCCAAGCCCATGTCACTCCGACAGGGCGATGCCCGCGCCTTTGAAGTCGTGGTGCAGCGCCGTGATGGCTTCGATGGCGAAATCGACATCCACATGGAAAACCTGCCTCCAGGCGTCAGCGCCGCCGGATTGAAGATCGGCAAAGGCAAAAGCTATGGGCACCTCATCCTCTCCGCCGATGAAAAAGCCCCGCGTGGCTTCGCTTTGGCAAAAATCGTCGGAAAAGCCCTCATCGGCGGCAAAGAGGTCGTACGGCCCGTGCGGCTCGCCAGCATGGAATGGTCTGTGAAGGACGCCAAAGGCGAAATCCCCGCCCCACGCCTCATGGCTGATATTCCCGTCTCCGTCACGGACTCGGAGCAAGCGCCGCTGTCCATCACCGTAGCCGAAAACAAGGTCTATGAGGCCAAAGCAGGCGAAACGCTGAAAATCCCGCTCAAGCTGACTTGGCGGAATGAATTCAACGGCAGTTCCATCAAAGTAAAAGCCTACGGCGAAGGCTTCAGCGCCATCAAGGAGTTCGACATCCCGCTGAAGGCCGCCACGCATGAGCTAGCGCTCAATCTCGCGGAATTGAAGATCGCGCCGGGGGATTACACCTTTGCCCTGCAAAGCCTGGGCATCTGCAAATACCGCTACAACCCCGCTGCGGTGCCGCTGGCAGAAGCGGAGCAAAAGAAAGCCGAGCAACAACTCACCGCCGCTGCCGCCGAGGCCAAAAAGATCGCCGCCACCGATGCCGCAGCCGCGAAAAAAGCCGCTGAAAAGCAAAAACAGGCCGAAGCAGCCCTGACTGCCGCCGCCAGCCGCATGAAGAGCGTGACGACCGCCGCCAATCCCACTGACACCGTCGAGATCCTCATCTCACAGCCCATCCGCGTGAGCGTGAAAGCCGCCCCGCCCACGACAGCGGCGAAGTAG